GATGGGCTGATGATTGCAACGCCTGAATATAATGGCTTTTTTCCTGGAGTATTGAAAAATTGCTTGGATTGGTTATCAAGACGCAGCAGTCTTGAAGATCCGATATTGTCATCTTATGATGGAAAGGTAGCCGGACTAATGTCTGCAACCGTTGGAGGAAGTGGTGGTGTACGGTCTATGACTGCCTTAACCACTCAGTTGCAATATCTTGGTGTTATGGTTCTTCCCCGACCATTTTCGATGGCGCATGCGGGTAAAGTTTTCTCCGATAGTGGTACACTGTCACCAGAACTTCTGTCATCAATTGATGAGCTGACTTCGGCACTCATCGCGAAACTAAGAAAGCTTAAACAAGTTTAAAGGTAAATAGGTAGATCTATGCGCTCAAACTATCTGGTTTCTATGGTTTTTCTCTTACCATTTCTTGTGTCAGCAGAAGCATGGGTTGATGTGGGGGCAGATGCGGAGGCTAAGTACTACGTGGATATCGATTCAATGCGGGTTGAAGGAGAAAATATAAATGTCATTAAAAAAGGGGTCTACACACGTGTGATGTCGGACAAGTTTGAGGAAGATAAGCAGGTTGCATTTAAAATCACTAAAGCTCGTCTCGAATTAGATTGTGTGCGGGAGCTTAATCGCATTACGCAAATTGATATGGTGGATGAGGCCGGTGAAGTTGTGTGGTC
The Pseudomonadota bacterium genome window above contains:
- a CDS encoding NAD(P)H-dependent oxidoreductase, which codes for MMEKKDLKILGVSGSLRKESFNKRLLALALSSAERHGAVVSEIDLSKTPVPFYDADLEARDGLPSAVQALKKQFMDADGLMIATPEYNGFFPGVLKNCLDWLSRRSSLEDPILSSYDGKVAGLMSATVGGSGGVRSMTALTTQLQYLGVMVLPRPFSMAHAGKVFSDSGTLSPELLSSIDELTSALIAKLRKLKQV